Proteins encoded within one genomic window of Amycolatopsis sp. 2-15:
- a CDS encoding ABC transporter substrate-binding protein — protein MRGTRITTLATALLAAALAVSACGGSGGSTSSADGKIRVALNNTNDSLAVLVAEQQGFFAKHGVKGVSTTTLNDITLVPSLLGKQYDLGFSVAPIMLRASSSGVPLVAVSGNNGDSPEDQSVQIFVRPDITDVKQLQGKRIGSPTLTGNINIATKAWLSKNGVDPAAEQFVQVPTPNMIDELKAGQVDAVEVINPFITVGKQAGMRSLGDPERALSPNYLGGTYWIASKDWTTANPQLADGFKAALQDAAQWIKANNDKAYTALAAYTKVTPEQAKKSPLGEFTTEVSQDDLKIWGDAMKQFGGFGGTVDYSKLVYTGSK, from the coding sequence ATGAGGGGCACCCGCATCACCACGCTGGCCACCGCACTCCTGGCGGCCGCACTCGCCGTGTCCGCCTGCGGCGGTTCCGGCGGCTCCACTTCCTCGGCCGACGGCAAGATCCGAGTCGCGCTGAACAACACCAACGACTCGCTCGCGGTGCTCGTGGCCGAGCAACAGGGATTTTTCGCCAAGCACGGCGTGAAGGGCGTTTCCACCACCACGCTCAACGACATCACGCTGGTGCCCTCGCTGCTGGGCAAGCAGTACGACCTCGGGTTCAGCGTCGCGCCGATCATGCTGCGCGCGTCTTCCTCCGGCGTGCCGCTCGTGGCCGTGTCGGGCAACAACGGCGACTCACCCGAGGACCAGAGCGTGCAGATCTTCGTGCGCCCGGACATCACGGACGTGAAACAGTTGCAGGGCAAGCGCATCGGCTCGCCGACACTCACCGGCAACATCAACATCGCCACGAAGGCGTGGCTGTCGAAGAACGGCGTGGACCCCGCGGCCGAGCAGTTCGTGCAGGTGCCGACGCCGAACATGATCGACGAGCTGAAGGCCGGCCAGGTCGACGCCGTCGAGGTGATCAACCCGTTCATCACCGTCGGCAAGCAGGCCGGCATGCGCAGCCTCGGCGACCCGGAGCGGGCGCTGAGCCCCAACTACCTCGGCGGCACGTACTGGATCGCGTCGAAGGACTGGACCACGGCGAACCCCCAGCTCGCCGACGGGTTCAAGGCGGCGCTGCAGGACGCGGCGCAGTGGATCAAGGCCAACAACGACAAGGCCTACACCGCCCTGGCCGCCTACACCAAGGTCACGCCCGAGCAGGCCAAGAAGTCGCCGCTGGGCGAGTTCACGACCGAGGTCTCGCAGGACGACCTGAAGATCTGGGGCGACGCCATGAAGCAGTTCGGCGGCTTCGGCGGCACGGTCGACTACAGCAAGCTCGTCTACACCGGCTCGAAGTGA
- a CDS encoding ABC transporter ATP-binding protein, which yields MTVEATAPATETADAFSCSKLFVEYRTRNKVLRVLEDVGFSCAQGEFLSILGPSGTGKTTLLRILAGLLSPGEGSSVRFRGKEITGPPTGVGIVFQNYAASLLQWRTVERNVALGLEGRTSKAERDERVREALELVGLADRGKDYPWQLSGGMQQRVQIARSLVMRPEVLLMDEPFGALDAMTKMQLQDELLKVAEVTGATVVFVTHDIDEAVYLSDRVLVLAGRPATVGRELRIDLPRPRDQVTTKELPAYLAARHRVYEALRAESEAQ from the coding sequence GTGACCGTAGAAGCCACCGCGCCGGCCACCGAGACGGCGGATGCGTTTTCCTGTTCGAAGCTTTTCGTCGAGTACCGCACGCGCAACAAGGTGCTGCGGGTGCTCGAGGATGTCGGTTTTTCCTGTGCCCAAGGGGAGTTCCTCAGCATTCTCGGACCGTCCGGCACCGGGAAGACGACCCTGCTGCGGATCCTCGCCGGGCTCCTCTCCCCCGGGGAGGGCTCGTCCGTGCGGTTCCGCGGGAAGGAGATCACCGGTCCGCCCACCGGCGTCGGCATCGTGTTCCAGAACTACGCCGCGTCGCTGCTGCAGTGGCGCACGGTGGAGCGCAACGTCGCGCTGGGCCTGGAAGGCCGCACGAGCAAGGCCGAACGCGACGAACGCGTCCGCGAGGCGCTCGAGCTGGTCGGCCTGGCCGACCGCGGCAAGGACTACCCGTGGCAGCTCTCGGGCGGCATGCAGCAGCGCGTGCAGATCGCGCGCTCGCTCGTGATGCGCCCCGAGGTGTTGCTGATGGACGAGCCCTTCGGCGCGCTCGATGCGATGACCAAGATGCAGCTGCAGGACGAGCTGCTCAAGGTCGCCGAGGTCACCGGTGCGACGGTGGTGTTCGTGACCCACGACATCGACGAAGCCGTGTACCTGTCCGACCGCGTGCTCGTGCTCGCCGGCCGCCCGGCCACCGTCGGGCGCGAACTGCGCATCGACCTGCCGCGCCCGCGCGACCAGGTGACCACGAAGG